A stretch of DNA from Rhizoctonia solani chromosome 9, complete sequence:
GAGTAACCCATCGTAGTAGTCCTTGTCGTGGTCCTGGTCCGAGGACAAATCGAGGTGGTCAACCCacaccttgctagaggcctGAATGCCAATCGCGTCGCCAGCTTCGGCAAGGACCTTGCTGACTTTCAGATTTCGAATAATGACGTTTTCGACGTTCAATACGCGCAGACCGACTCCAGCCAAAGTGGCGCCAGATGCACCGACAATCGACTTGTTAGAGCCGACTTTAACGACAGTGTTGCCGGAGATTGTTCCAGAAATAACAACAATCTTGGCAGTGTCATCCGAAACGGCATCGGTGAGCTCGTCCAAGGAGGTGACGGTGACAGTGGAGCCTCCAGAGCCACCGGTCGTTCTATACTCGAGGCATATTGAGAATGATGGGCTTGATTAAGAAAAGACCATGGCTTACTTTCCCAGGGCTGCATAGCCAATGGTGGCAACGTCGCTGGTAGATGCGCGGCGTACCACAGTCGGAGAGGCGACAACCAGTTGAATCGCAACGGCCAGAACGGTGAAAGAAGAAGTGAACTTCATGACTGTTTTGGAATGAGAGTATGTGGTAGGGTCGAGTCGAGTGAGTGAATACAAGTAAAGCAAGCTATTTGTTGTATGTTCATTCAATGGGAGGCAACCTCTTATACTGCAAGAGTTATGTCCGAGAATTGGAGAAGACACCTATGCATTACCATACTATACAAGGTTAATTACGTTGCTTCCTACTGAAGCTTCTTGTTGTGAAGTTAGATGCATCTACGGTTCTGCCGCAGCCGCAATCACTTCGATTGCGGACCACGTGTGGTTAAACATAGAGCAAGATAGTGTTTCGAGCGGTTCGCCAAGCCCAAGGGAATGTTGTCCGCAGTCGGCACAAATTACATATCATTCCAAGATGCAAGAGGTCAGTTCGGGAAACCTCGCTGGATTAGTCACATAGCGACGATTTTGTTGAGCTGGTGATTCAGAGAGAGTTTTGGCAGAGATTAACTCTCAAGAGATTTGCCGGAGCCGGGGAACGTAGCTAGTAGTGAAGGGGTTTGTACACCAAGAGCCAGGATGAGATCAGATACAGTTGTAATTGATCACCTAAATACCATCAACTTCAGGATAGAAGCAACCAAAACACCATGAATTGAACAGCTTTTTGAGCCTATCTTCCTAAACTAGAACTCATAGAGATGAAACGTCGCAGTTGAAGCTGCGGGTTGAGAACAATTCGCCGTCGATCTCGTCAGCAGAATGAGTAGACAATCCATTGCAGTCCAGATCTGCTATAGTTCGTTTCGTAAGGTCCTCTAATGAAATAAAGCATAATTTAGATCTCGAATCGGGCTTTCATTCGAGCCTAAAGTATCGTCGCCCAAGAGATAATGCGGGATTGGCTTGGGAGTCGCGCTAGCCCTTCGGCCTGGGGTGATTGTCAATTGCAAATGAGGTCTAagcgcgggcgcttgagtCCAGAGGCTCCAATGAAAACATCGAACTTCTCACAATGACCGACCACCTATCTGAGACTGTCGACGATCTGGTTTCTTCTATAGACGAGCTGGAAGATGTACTTGCTCCCCTTTTAGGTGTACCATTGTCGGACCTTAACAAGCAGTTATCATCACCTCTGGACCGAGCCAAACTTCAAGTATggttatcttatgttttgaATGACCTTGTTTGGAGTAAGCGGTAATTTTGCAACATTGCATCCAAATCAATAACTGCCAATCTTCAGTACAACTCAGAGCAAAAGGGTTCAACCCAAATAATCTGGGAGGTGGCGAGACGCATGATGTGGTTCCAGAACTAGTAGGTACAAGATTTCATCAGCTGGGAAACCTCACCAACATTCCTTCTCAAGGACCGTGTCAAATCGTATTTCGCAAAAATAAAAGAGGCCGAAAATCCTGCCAAGCGTGGGTATCTATTTCCTTTTATGCAACCGATTATCCTGATCTTCGCATTCAGGAACTTTGGCCGTTGACGGAAAGGTTGCGAATCGATTCATTAAGCATGCACTTTCTTCTGCAATATCGCAAGAGAATTTTGCAAAGCCAACTCATACCCGTTTTGACGAAAGCGATAATGTTACCGTCGAAGCTCCGGCTGCAGGACCTTCCAAGACTGAAGTTGAAGCATCTGACGAAAGCAGTAGTAGCGACGAGGAACCTGCGGCTGGTACTTGGAAAGCCAAGAAGCGCGATCGTGAAGTGGCTCTTGCGGCAAACAAAGTTGACCAGGACTCGAgcgatgacgatgatgagCCGATGGAAGGGTGGGAAGAACCCGAGATGATTTCCTCGAAAATTGTCTCAAGCGACTGCCCAGACTCTTCAAATGAGCTGTTGGGGAGGCAGAAGCGACCCAAAATAGATCCGTTTGCTGGTTAGTGGTAAAGTATCATTCGGCGGGATTATGATTGACGAATTTGCGGTCTGGCAGGCTATGATGGAACACCTTCCAAACCGAATAAACCAGACACAGTAATTCCTCCATCCGAGCCCGAGTCAAGGGCTGAGCATTCGGCCGGTGAAGACTCTGATACATCTTCTCCCTCCCCCTCCGTCGGGTCTGCTGCATCGGCTTCCACATCTACGTCTGGACAAAAGAAGACTCGTCGAACAAGAAGAGGGGGGCGACGCGGACGGGACAATAAGCGTCAGAATTTGGCGAGAGAGGCACTGGAAAGGGCCGCAGTGAAAAAGTGAATGTCAACATTCCTGCACGACTGTGTAAATCCTTGGATATCCTGTTTTAACTTATCTCCATTTTCATTCGCTCAAAACGCTTCTTCGGTCGATGGACCTGACCTATAACATTCTCCTCCCCCTATATGGACTGTGGTTCGTCGAGAAACAACCATCATGTATATTATGGTGCAAGGACCGGCCTGCGCCATCAGAATAGACATTGTCCCGAGTGGCTATCTTCTCAACCAGTTTCAATAACTTAGTTCATTCTGAGCCGGAGAACGGATTGACTTCTGCCTTTTCAATTAGTATATAGGTCCCCATAAGCATACTTAGGAATAGGTTTCATGTGATAAGGAAACTACAAGAATAATCTACCGATAGGTAATAAGCCCGCGTGGCGTTTCCTGTCCAACCTTTCAAAAAGGCAGCCATACATTTAGATTTAGGTTATGGCCGATCCTACAAGTAGTGTTCGTTCTTGGAATAGATACGTGGTGCGTTTGGGTGTGCTGTTTCATTTTACTAACATATACGTCTGATTTGCTACATGATTCCCAAAAGGCCTTACGACTACGCGTGGTATATAGGATGAGTTCAGAATTGCTGGTCCGGAGCTTCGCGCTCGTATTGTACTGATTGATTTGTGGCCAAGACCGTCAGCAACAACGCCACTGGTATTCTGTCGCTACGTAGGGAGATGCTCTGCCTTTGACCATCATGCCAACGCGTAACCCGGGTTGACAGCTGTCTTACGCGAATAAAGTAAACCCATATATTATATCGAATAGCTAGAGAATATCAGAACTCTTTGTCTATCTCCTAAACGCAAGGGTGGGCTGAAAAATTACTCGTGGCGCCAAACTAATTGATTCGAAAGCTCATAACAGTCGGGTGTTTGGATACTTATTAAGTAGAATTTACTGATAGAGTAAAACATACATAGCATTGTTTTCCTAATAGGATCAAGTTAATGAGCATACACAACTGAGTACCACCCAAATATATTCAATCCAAAAGTGGAAGTTCTAACTTATAGAGAGACAGCAGAGATCTCTCCGCCGCATCCCAATCCCACTTTGACTGGACAGTCCAAAGTTAAACGCAATTCAGAAACAGGATAACATAAGACTCTTACAGTTCTGATAAGATATTTGCTATGAGTCTCCCAGCAACCATGAAGCAGCATTCTTTGGAGTTTGGTCACCACTCTATAGGGTAGGCAAGATGCACTCAGCAAAATATGTGGGGTGGAATAACATGTGATTACATGTAATTGGGGTGTTGTAACATcaggggtttggtaatggtgtaaTTGGTGTTACATGGTGTTATAACTGTATATCACATCAGTGTTATCATGTGTATATGTGTAATGACATGTTATTGGTGTGTTAGtacaccattaccaaaccTCTGGTGTTACAACAAAAACAGTTTTTGCTGAGCAACTGGGTCTTTGAACCCAACCTGAACAACAGTTTTCATCTTGCTTGTGACTATATTGGTAACAACCAGATGGTCCAGTGCTTTCCCTATAGTAGGTATAGGGATCTTTGGAGAGCTTATTCTTGTCTGAAATGGGTGTTCTGCAGTGAGTCCTTGTCCACACAGAATCATGGCCTTCTCATTTTTGTTGGCAgatgtcctggacacggtcacatgaccagtacaagtggttgcatgctggcccaagcccaaatttgggggtagcaggtgtaatcatgggttgtcagcagaggaataatagggctctgttgtagacacagtcaataccagggaatttattcccattttcttggatttaaacaaaggcaaacagacaatattttcaatcacgtgactttggcgcttatatatcatacgctaagcgccaagccacgtccccacccgcacttaatcagcatacgtagccacctccacctatgacgtcatcatgacacgtcagtgacacgtatgcatgagtaaggccaactgcagagcagggttcttattggatcacgtatttgataaaatgtatttgtaaatagttactctgtagaatatataaggaggccaaccaaccatggtaacacccaggtcaattacctcttgttgcatccctaacttgtacaaggccttaggccagtaactacttagccaccacctgtacttgttgccttaagcaactccCTCATcatagatacatagcttgccattgccactagggccttggtcattgtacttagatagttagttgctGTAGGTAGCCACCcctccaccgccttaagcggtcttactcagttctatacggccacaagtgcctgctaCCCAGACagcccttaaggacgtctaggacaggctctatggcttagtggtcaagctggttcaattccagctagttctattttcctctgtttatgacagcaGATGTACACTTGGGTTGAGATGAAGCCTTGGATTTATATGCACATAGCTTGATCACTGGAGAGTTAAAGTCCACTATTAAGAGCAtttgtgtcatgacccaagaggcatggacacagataccctaatattctattatcattttatctaaattttacaaattatatggaccaggggatgttcccaacatgaccacaggccatgcaggactcccctggcagagcaatcaacatggaatgtgaatggtccctttgtttagcctgttagctttgtcctctggttacttagttaccatatgtccttagttgcattgttctattgttctcttagttacccatacctttgtagtatgtcttccattgttctcctttgtactttacagttcccttgttctgtatgatgtatataatgaagggagagttctggcattcagaccagaacttgacctcctgtcaatctactgactaccctccccactctcctgctctgctctaaggggtcttgtgccacatttggcaagtaatctctctatctaaagtgttggttgcagtcttctgcttatccccaaagccagcactgcctctttaggcatatatcccattcttcattagtcagactctgacattAGGTCAAGTTCTTGGCTCTGTGCAGTGCTCTTGTTAGTGCTAGCATATAATACTCTACTGGGTGACGCATTTGCCCCAGTATTGCTTAACTAGGACTATTGGTGGGCCAGCTTAGTGGGCACTATAGTCTTAGGGGATTGAGACCATCTGTGGTACCAGTACCTGGGGAATAGCTGAAGGTCATAGGggtgtaataatcaaagacccTGAGGGACTAAGCAGTACCTGGATTACTATAGGGCTATAGACTAGGAATCACCAACCTGACAGGTGGATACATTCACCTACTGCCTTGCAAACTTAGTCAGcaaaacacccgcttgcagaacacCCACTTCTATATCACGCTTGTCCATAGCTGTTGATTAGTTGCAGGGGCTGTCCAAGGCTAGGTGTGGAGCAAAGTTTTAGCGCCTAGAGCAGGAATTTTTTAGTATAGTTTTTTGAACATTTTTAGGATAGTTCTTAGTAGTATGGCActttcagtagtatagaactcCTGTAACCTTTCTACTcttttctaccttttatatttcttcttcttctttattTTTCCACTTTCATCATGAGCAGCCAAAATCTCTTTGTTACTGTGGATCCTGATTCTGTTTCCATTGCACCTTCATTACCTGCAGAGGTGTCTCAGACCCTCAcagccttgaaaaccttaatCATGGCTGTTAATCATAATTTGCAGGTAGCAATTGGTCAGATCCACAATAACACTGCTGATCTTGCTACTGCCAACAACTCTCTTCAAAACCATGATGGTGGCATCACCCAGATGGAAGGGCAAGTCAAAGCCCTGGAGAATATTATCTCTGCTCTGGCTGGTGCCCCTCAAGGTTCTGGTTCAGGCTCAGGCTCTGGGTCCAGGAGGCCCAAGCTTAACCTACCAGAGAAGTTTGATGGTAGTAACAAAGACAAAGCAGTTTCATTTAGGGTGGCTGTCTCTCACTATCTGAGGGTTTCATATCCCCAAGCCTCAGTTGAGGAACAGATAGCTTTTATTATCTCTTGCCTGGAGGGTAAAGCTCATGAGTGGCTTGAACCCTACTTAGAAGAGGATGTTGTCAATAATCACCCAGTGGCTTGGCTCCACAGTATCAATGGGTTCTGGTTGCAGTTCAATGCAAGGTGGAATGTCCAGAACAAGACTGAGAACTATAGGGCTAAATTCAAGACCCTAAAGCAAACCAAGTCTGTTCAAGATTACTACAAGGACTTCCAAACCTACTCCCAGAACCTAGGGTATAATGACATATCCCTAAGGGACTTTTTCTATGATGGCCTGTCTCTCAAAATCAAGGAGATGCTTATGGCTCAGGACTATGACCATAATGCCAGCAATGTTTCCTTAGAGAACCTTGCTGATAAAGCTCTGAAGATTGACCAGCGCCTAGAACAGTTCCAGGCACAACACAAGGGCCAGACCAACTCCTCTGGTTCCAAAAGTGGCACTACATTGTCAACAGGAGCCTTGGGCAATGTGACCAGGGATAAACTCACTGTTGGGGATAAAGTGTACATGATTGGACCAGATGGAAAAGCAAGGAAAGGCACCATTTCAAAAATTGGCAAAAATGCAAAGGGCATGTCTATTCCTACTGTGaagtggaatgatggcacTGTGGTTGAGAGTAGCTTCAAAAGTCTCAAAAAGGACTCACATCCTGTAGACCCCTCTCCAGTCCAGCCAAAATCTTCCAACTCTGGACCAAGCCCTATGGATCTTGACTCTGCAGGAAAGGGCAAAAAACCTATTGTATGCTCTACCtgtggaggaaagggacacTATGCTAGCCAATGTCCTTCCAATACATACTCTGGCTATGAAGCCCATCTATCTGAGAATGAGttggaaaatggggacctctgaacatGAAAAGGCACCATGTCTCAGAGGGAATTAAAAACTTGGACAATTTAGAAATattttctgtaaataacaTTTCTCCACTCAATATTTACTATTCTGCATTTCCAAGTATTAGTGCCCCCAACAAAAAAAGCACCACCCAGATGAAACCATTCTATGGGTGGGCtatgattgactcaggagctTCATCCTGTTTCATCCATAAAAATCTTATTGACCAATATCATATACCCTTGGTCAGGAAGTCAATTCCTAGGTCATTAAAGGTCATTGATGGTTGTGATATCAGCTCTGGTTTGGTTGAGTTTGAATGTACTTTTGAATTTTTTATAGGTAGCcataaagaggttctgaaatgtaaTGTAGCAGACATAGGTAGACACTCAATTGTTTTAGGAATGTCttggctcaagttacacaaccctactatagaATGGACTACCAAGCGTGTAATGTTTAACTCTGTATACTGTAGTACAActtgtttttcttcttcttctcatATTATCCTGGGAAACACTGGTGGGACTGCCAACCACCTTGAAAGTGTACCAGAAGACCTAGGAGGTGCTGAGGCTCCTTATGAGgctcttgaaagtatccctaGGGACCCTGGAGGTGCTGTGAATCATTCacttgaaggcatcccagAGGAACTCTGTGACTATGCagaggtattttctgaggacaAGGTGACAGAGTTGCCTCCTCATTGCTCCTATGACTTGGAGATAGTCCTCCAAGATCAAACCAAACAGGTTAAAGGA
This window harbors:
- a CDS encoding pectate lyase — protein: MKFTSSFTVLAVAIQLVVASPTVVRRASTSDVATIGYAALGKTTGGSGGSTVTVTSLDELTDAVSDDTAKIVVISGTISGNTVVKVGSNKSIVGASGATLAGVGLRVLNVENVIIRNLKVSKVLAEAGDAIGIQASSKVWVDHLDLSSDQDHDKDYYDGLLDITHGSTYVSVTNSVLHDHWKSSLVGHSDSNEDEDKAITVTYALNKWYNLNSRLPSFRFGTGHIFNNYYYDSSDGINTRVGAQLLVENNVFSGLKKPLYSTDSGYAVATGNDFGDGENTAEAGTFSTAPYDYDLLDASAVVAAVSSAGATLSF
- a CDS encoding Transposon Tf2-7 polyprotein; translated protein: MSSQNLFVTVDPDSVSIAPSLPAEVSQTLTALKTLIMAVNHNLQVAIGQIHNNTADLATANNSLQNHDGGITQMEGQVKALENIISALAGAPQGSGSGSGSGSRRPKLNLPEKFDGSNKDKAVSFRVAVSHYLRVSYPQASVEEQIAFIISCLEGKAHEWLEPYLEEDVVNNHPVAWLHSINGFWLQFNARWNVQNKTENYRAKFKTLKQTKSVQDYYKDFQTYSQNLGYNDISLRDFFYDGLSLKIKEMLMAQDYDHNASNVSLENLADKALKIDQRLEQFQAQHKGQTNSSGSKSGTTLSTGALGNVTRDKLTVGDKVYMIGPDGKARKGTISKIGKNAKGMSIPTVKWNDGTVVESSFKSLKKDSHPVDPSPVQPKSSNSGPSPMDLDSAGKGKKPIVCSTCGGKGHYASQCPSNTYSGYEAHLSENELENGDL